Proteins from a single region of Ensifer adhaerens:
- a CDS encoding pyridoxal-phosphate dependent enzyme has protein sequence MALHLETPLIESRPLSLASDCSVWLKMDALQPSGSFKIRGVGAACEHHARNGKRRFVSSSGGNAGMAVAYAGRRLSIPVSVFVPETTTERAKALIRQEGAEVIVHGAGWDEANARALASVDSETAFIHPFDDPLLWAGHATMIDEVVKAGLAFDAVVLSVGGGGLLSGVAEGLERNGLRDIPIVTAETEGTASFLASVKAGELVELPLISGVATSLGARKVCKRAFEISQVRPVECVVVSDRSAIDACTRFLDDHRVLVEPACGAALAIAYAHADQLLRFARVLMIVCGGATTTVERLQAWRDC, from the coding sequence ATGGCACTGCACCTTGAAACTCCGCTGATCGAATCCCGGCCGCTGAGCCTCGCTTCGGATTGCTCCGTCTGGCTGAAGATGGATGCGTTGCAACCGTCGGGTTCGTTCAAGATCCGCGGCGTCGGCGCGGCCTGCGAGCACCATGCGCGAAACGGCAAGCGGCGTTTCGTCTCCTCCTCCGGCGGCAATGCCGGCATGGCGGTTGCTTATGCCGGCCGCCGGCTCTCCATTCCCGTCTCCGTCTTCGTTCCGGAAACGACCACCGAACGGGCAAAGGCGCTCATCCGCCAGGAAGGTGCCGAAGTGATCGTCCATGGCGCCGGCTGGGATGAGGCGAACGCCCGCGCGCTCGCATCCGTCGATTCCGAGACGGCGTTCATCCATCCCTTCGACGATCCGCTGCTGTGGGCCGGGCACGCCACGATGATCGACGAGGTCGTCAAGGCCGGCCTCGCCTTCGATGCAGTCGTGCTTTCGGTCGGCGGCGGCGGGCTGCTGTCGGGCGTCGCCGAGGGGCTGGAGCGCAACGGGCTCCGGGATATCCCTATCGTGACCGCAGAAACCGAAGGCACCGCGTCCTTTCTTGCCTCCGTCAAGGCAGGAGAACTGGTGGAGCTTCCCTTGATCAGTGGCGTCGCCACTTCGCTCGGCGCCCGAAAGGTCTGCAAGCGTGCCTTCGAAATCAGCCAGGTCCGGCCGGTCGAATGCGTCGTCGTCAGCGACCGGTCGGCGATCGACGCCTGCACCCGCTTTCTCGACGACCACCGCGTGCTGGTGGAACCGGCCTGCGGCGCGGCCCTGGCGATCGCCTATGCCCATGCCGATCAACTGCTGCGCTTCGCGCGGGTGCTGATGATCGTCTGCGGCGGCGCGACGACCACGGTCGAACGGCTGCAGGCCTGGCGGGATTGCTGA
- a CDS encoding LysR family transcriptional regulator: protein MNAGGWADLELLDHLVRGATLSQAARSLGVDQTTVSRRLAALERRVGAALFDRIDGRLTPTPVLAPVVDRLRAMSEEASLSLATLLRRTAELKGQVRVTSIGFVLSAILAPSLSRLEQRHPGLTLDLIADNQMLSIERREADIAIRMARTGEDSVRVKSLGTLRFRLFRPRGQGIGPCPVVRYGPALAHVPEMQVLDRLRPDARVALTADKLEILMEAALSLGAELMLPEVSASRDPRFEAVDEPGATAERPVYLMMHPERARVPSVAAVAAFIEETMRGWK, encoded by the coding sequence ATGAATGCAGGAGGATGGGCGGATCTCGAACTGCTGGATCATCTCGTGCGCGGTGCGACGCTCAGTCAGGCGGCGCGCTCGCTTGGCGTCGACCAGACCACGGTGTCGCGGCGATTGGCGGCGTTGGAGCGGCGCGTCGGGGCCGCATTGTTCGACCGTATCGATGGCCGGCTGACGCCGACGCCGGTGCTTGCCCCGGTTGTCGACCGGCTGCGGGCGATGTCGGAGGAGGCCTCGCTGTCGCTGGCGACGCTGCTGCGGCGTACGGCGGAATTGAAGGGGCAGGTGCGGGTGACGAGCATCGGCTTCGTGCTCAGCGCCATTCTGGCGCCATCGCTTTCCCGGCTCGAGCAGCGGCATCCGGGCTTGACCCTCGATCTCATCGCCGACAACCAGATGCTCAGCATCGAACGGCGCGAGGCGGATATCGCCATCCGCATGGCGCGCACCGGCGAGGATTCGGTGCGGGTGAAAAGCCTCGGTACGCTTCGCTTCCGGCTGTTCCGGCCAAGGGGGCAGGGGATAGGACCTTGCCCGGTCGTGCGTTACGGCCCAGCGCTTGCGCATGTCCCGGAAATGCAGGTGCTCGATCGGCTGCGGCCCGACGCCCGTGTGGCGCTGACCGCCGACAAGCTCGAGATCCTGATGGAGGCGGCGCTTTCGCTCGGCGCCGAGCTGATGCTGCCGGAGGTGTCGGCCTCGCGCGATCCGCGTTTCGAGGCGGTGGACGAACCGGGCGCCACCGCCGAACGCCCGGTCTATCTGATGATGCACCCGGAGCGGGCGCGGGTGCCGAGCGTGGCAGCGGTGGCGGCCTTCATCGAGGAGACGATGCGGGGGTGGAAGTAG
- a CDS encoding AAA family ATPase — protein sequence MQQSALGILIGGSSHVGKSTLAGALARSLGRELISTDALGRHPGRPWPSLCPQVAEYYASLTDETIHWFLKVHHENMWPRIRQIIESHRQRAQPFVLEGAALRPEYVAQLESGSIIALFLHADDDFLRRRMTDEARRDETYEQKAGIIDKFIERSLRENREMLEAARTANIRCVDVATPGALDALVREFSAG from the coding sequence ATGCAGCAGTCAGCCCTCGGTATTCTGATTGGCGGAAGCTCGCATGTCGGCAAGTCGACGCTCGCAGGCGCGCTGGCACGATCGCTCGGTCGCGAGCTGATATCGACGGACGCGCTCGGCCGCCATCCCGGCAGGCCCTGGCCGTCGCTGTGCCCTCAGGTGGCCGAGTACTATGCCAGCCTCACTGACGAAACCATCCATTGGTTCTTGAAGGTGCACCACGAAAACATGTGGCCTCGTATCCGTCAGATCATTGAAAGCCATCGCCAACGCGCGCAGCCGTTCGTGCTGGAGGGGGCGGCGCTGAGGCCAGAATATGTGGCGCAACTCGAATCCGGCAGCATTATCGCCCTGTTCCTCCATGCGGATGACGATTTCCTGCGCCGGCGGATGACGGACGAAGCGCGCCGTGACGAAACGTACGAGCAGAAAGCTGGGATCATCGATAAGTTCATCGAGCGCTCGCTTCGCGAAAACAGGGAAATGCTCGAAGCCGCCCGAACCGCCAACATCCGGTGTGTCGACGTCGCGACACCGGGTGCGCTCGACGCTCTGGTACGGGAGTTTTCTGCGGGCTGA
- the ilvC gene encoding ketol-acid reductoisomerase → MRVYYDRDADINLIKSKKVAIVGYGSQGRAHALNLKDSGAKEIRIALKPGSATAAKVEADGLQVLSVAEAAKWADLIMMATPDELQAEIYKAEIAGNIRDGAAIAFAHGLNVHFGLIEPKASLDVVMIAPKGPGHTVRGEYQKGGGVPCLVAVHQDASGNALDLALSYACGVGGGRSGIIETNFKEECETDLFGEQVVLCGGLVELIRAGFETLVEGGYAPEMAYFECLHEVKLIVDLIYEGGIANMNYSISNTAEWGEYVTGPRIITEETKAEMKRVLKDIQTGKFTSEWMQEYKSGAARFKGIRRVNDNHQIEEVGAKLRGMMPWIGKNKLVDKAKN, encoded by the coding sequence ATGCGCGTCTATTACGATCGTGATGCCGATATCAACCTGATCAAGTCGAAGAAGGTCGCCATCGTCGGCTACGGCAGCCAGGGCCGCGCCCATGCGCTGAACCTCAAGGATTCCGGCGCCAAGGAAATCCGCATCGCGCTGAAGCCGGGCTCGGCAACCGCTGCCAAGGTCGAGGCCGACGGTCTCCAGGTTCTGTCGGTTGCGGAAGCCGCCAAGTGGGCCGACCTCATCATGATGGCAACGCCGGACGAACTGCAGGCCGAAATCTACAAGGCCGAAATCGCCGGCAACATCCGTGACGGCGCTGCGATCGCCTTTGCTCACGGCCTCAACGTTCACTTCGGCCTGATCGAGCCGAAGGCTTCGCTCGACGTCGTCATGATCGCGCCGAAGGGCCCGGGCCACACGGTTCGCGGCGAATACCAGAAGGGCGGCGGCGTTCCCTGCCTCGTTGCCGTTCACCAGGACGCTTCGGGCAACGCCCTTGACCTCGCTCTCTCCTACGCCTGCGGCGTTGGCGGCGGCCGTTCGGGCATCATCGAAACCAACTTCAAGGAAGAGTGCGAAACCGACCTCTTCGGCGAACAGGTCGTTCTGTGCGGCGGTCTCGTCGAGCTCATCCGCGCCGGCTTCGAAACGCTGGTCGAAGGCGGCTACGCGCCGGAAATGGCCTATTTCGAGTGCCTGCATGAAGTAAAGCTGATCGTCGACCTGATCTATGAAGGCGGCATCGCCAACATGAACTACTCGATCTCCAACACGGCCGAGTGGGGCGAATACGTCACCGGCCCGCGCATCATCACCGAAGAAACCAAGGCTGAGATGAAGCGCGTCCTGAAGGACATCCAGACCGGCAAGTTCACCTCGGAATGGATGCAGGAGTACAAGTCGGGTGCGGCCCGCTTCAAGGGTATCCGCCGCGTCAACGACAACCACCAGATCGAGGAAGTCGGCGCGAAGCTTCGCGGCATGATGCCCTGGATCGGCAAGAACAAGCTGGTCGACAAGGCAAAGAACTAA
- a CDS encoding TetR/AcrR family transcriptional regulator C-terminal domain-containing protein, producing MAAAIREANAGEGLTERQGAVLEQALRLLVDGGEKALTTAGIARAANCSKESLYKWFGDRDGLISAMIGFQASKVRTQDVAARALDAESLERHLIVFAKDLLEVLAGDVSLALNRLAIGQASRDGSKLGHMLQERGRRQIGKRAAALLEAGRKAGLLSFDDADEAYGALYGLVVSDWHLKMLLGEEAGEMKKSFSRKAEQAVSAFLALYGTKR from the coding sequence ATGGCTGCGGCGATAAGGGAGGCGAATGCCGGGGAGGGGCTGACGGAACGTCAGGGCGCCGTTCTCGAGCAGGCATTGCGTCTTCTGGTCGACGGCGGCGAAAAGGCGCTGACGACGGCCGGCATCGCGCGGGCGGCCAATTGCTCCAAGGAAAGCCTGTACAAGTGGTTCGGCGATCGCGATGGCCTGATCTCGGCGATGATCGGCTTCCAGGCGAGCAAGGTGCGCACGCAGGATGTTGCCGCTCGGGCACTCGATGCCGAGAGCCTTGAGCGCCATCTGATCGTGTTCGCCAAGGATCTTCTCGAGGTTCTCGCTGGCGACGTGTCGCTGGCGCTCAACCGGCTGGCGATCGGCCAGGCGAGCCGCGATGGTTCCAAGCTCGGCCACATGCTGCAGGAGCGCGGCCGCCGGCAGATCGGCAAGCGTGCTGCAGCGCTGCTCGAGGCAGGGCGCAAGGCGGGGCTGCTTTCGTTCGACGATGCCGACGAGGCCTATGGTGCCCTCTATGGGCTCGTCGTCTCCGACTGGCATCTGAAGATGCTGCTCGGCGAAGAGGCCGGCGAGATGAAGAAGAGTTTCAGCCGCAAGGCGGAGCAGGCGGTTTCAGCCTTCCTCGCGCTTTACGGCACGAAGAGGTAA
- the rpsU gene encoding 30S ribosomal protein S21, with protein sequence MQVLVRDNNVDQALRVLKKKMQREGLFREFKARTSYEKPSEKRAREKAEAVRRQRKLQRKKLQREGLLPAPKRAVKAR encoded by the coding sequence TTGCAGGTACTTGTTAGAGACAACAACGTTGACCAGGCTTTGCGCGTCCTGAAGAAGAAGATGCAGCGCGAAGGCCTGTTCCGCGAGTTCAAGGCGCGCACCAGCTATGAAAAGCCCTCGGAAAAGCGCGCCCGCGAGAAGGCCGAAGCGGTACGTCGCCAGCGCAAGCTGCAGCGCAAGAAGCTCCAGCGCGAAGGCCTGCTGCCGGCGCCGAAGCGCGCTGTCAAGGCGCGCTAA